From the genome of Mycoplasma anserisalpingitidis, one region includes:
- a CDS encoding peptide chain release factor N(5)-glutamine methyltransferase — protein sequence MPTREDLLLEKRRYGLEQVISDEEQRKLDLGMPVQKIMGFVELADVKIFLDFNVLIPRYETEELVLKAIKEIPQNSKVLEIGCGSGFISIALKKHRPDLKIVAVDVDNNAVLQTTINAQTNKVDIDIRLSNLFSGVSDMIFQEPFDVIISNPPYLSDLEELPESVEKFEPAIALKAPNDGFFFYKEILSRSTWALKRHGQIYFEINPQHMHIWEELKYAYNLEITKDINGKERFAKIIVD from the coding sequence ATGCCAACAAGAGAAGACTTACTTCTTGAAAAAAGAAGATATGGACTTGAACAAGTTATTTCTGATGAAGAACAAAGAAAACTTGATCTAGGAATGCCTGTTCAAAAAATTATGGGTTTTGTTGAATTAGCAGACGTTAAAATTTTTCTAGATTTTAATGTATTAATTCCTAGATACGAAACTGAAGAATTAGTTTTAAAAGCTATAAAAGAAATTCCACAAAATTCTAAGGTTTTAGAAATTGGTTGTGGTTCTGGTTTTATTTCAATCGCTCTTAAAAAACACCGTCCTGACTTGAAAATTGTGGCTGTCGATGTTGATAATAATGCTGTTTTACAAACAACAATCAACGCACAAACAAATAAAGTTGATATTGACATAAGATTAAGCAATTTATTTTCCGGTGTTTCGGATATGATCTTTCAAGAACCATTTGATGTAATTATTTCGAATCCTCCATATTTATCTGATTTAGAAGAATTACCTGAATCTGTAGAAAAGTTTGAACCAGCAATTGCATTAAAAGCTCCTAATGATGGTTTTTTCTTCTACAAAGAGATTCTTTCGAGATCTACTTGAGCTCTTAAAAGACACGGGCAAATTTATTTTGAAATAAATCCACAACATATGCACATTTGAGAAGAATTAAAATATGCATATAACTTGGAAATCACAAAAGATATTAACGGAAAAGAAAGATTTGCAAAAATTATTGTTGATTAG
- a CDS encoding nuclease-related domain-containing protein, producing the protein MIRNLIINNEEIGSDFNIYTKNLGYTIAGGIIVGLLLIGLIAFLTYLFIFKYRKEKQGFIFEHNVTSKLKDAARRNNMYFIEGGVFSYDGNMFEIDGILFNENIAIVVETKAYKDNISGLAESSELQITDRKGKKFAISNPILQNTKHIKHLYKLANLKFSAYSLIVLQDGATFNISNIPSHTIIINENAIDETVRDVVIETNNSLNKFDAKYLLKVLKDMKIKRVYEKNKFNSLIKGKK; encoded by the coding sequence ATGATTCGAAATTTAATAATAAATAATGAAGAAATCGGTTCAGATTTTAATATATATACAAAAAATTTAGGTTATACAATAGCAGGTGGAATTATTGTAGGATTGCTTTTAATTGGATTAATTGCATTTTTAACATACTTATTTATATTTAAATATAGAAAAGAAAAACAAGGTTTTATCTTTGAACATAATGTAACAAGTAAATTAAAAGATGCAGCAAGAAGAAATAATATGTACTTCATTGAAGGTGGTGTATTTTCATATGATGGAAATATGTTTGAAATTGACGGAATATTATTTAATGAAAATATTGCAATTGTAGTTGAAACAAAAGCTTATAAGGATAATATTTCTGGTCTTGCAGAATCAAGTGAGTTACAAATAACTGATCGTAAAGGTAAAAAATTCGCAATCAGCAATCCAATTTTACAAAACACAAAGCATATTAAACACTTATATAAATTAGCAAATTTAAAATTTAGTGCTTATTCACTTATTGTTCTTCAAGATGGCGCAACATTTAATATTTCAAATATTCCTTCACATACTATTATCATTAATGAAAACGCCATTGATGAGACTGTTAGAGATGTTGTTATTGAAACAAACAACAGTTTGAATAAATTTGATGCTAAATATTTATTAAAAGTACTAAAAGACATGAAAATTAAAAGAGTATATGAAAAAAATAAATTTAATAGTTTAATAAAAGGTAAAAAATAA
- a CDS encoding BMP family ABC transporter substrate-binding protein, which produces MKKTKFIIMGASISTFVPLTALSAACSKDSQKEYIKETDRITPIVKREMTNLELRKDSITITYLIDVGQLKDKALFQSGWEGLLTLKDQLDADPKFKGKVKFNPVVPSAVANFNDFYNNTFSKSDIVVINGFTHGSTLAAYLEKYDQKSKNTPLVICSEFEISESPYKKLINANSKFIESSYIVGNATAEYLALKYPNNPEKRIVASFGGGNFPGVLNFNEGFIRGIYDYNLIEGNKKTVHNTLASGTFESTTGFAPSESTFQPKIKAVMEANGVNEGQSGRPTVILPVAGPATGVVLELINNLKTDQIVIGVDSDQGYAYTSNATKFASSITKEYGQTYYDLVFDYIFKDNNKYLESDEVAKIYNIEGSYTDGWTKFSASRLENEEDRKLYDKALMNAQKRFEVLSKEQKDFISSSKYYDKDGNQQNEETQLTRVEKIILAIKENANK; this is translated from the coding sequence ATGAAAAAGACAAAATTTATTATAATGGGTGCATCTATTTCGACGTTTGTACCTCTTACGGCTCTTTCAGCCGCATGTAGCAAAGATTCTCAAAAAGAATACATCAAAGAAACTGATAGAATCACACCTATAGTTAAAAGAGAAATGACCAATCTTGAACTTAGAAAAGATTCTATTACAATTACATATTTAATTGATGTTGGTCAACTAAAAGATAAGGCTTTATTTCAATCAGGATGAGAAGGCCTATTGACATTGAAAGACCAACTTGATGCTGATCCAAAATTTAAAGGAAAAGTTAAATTCAATCCTGTTGTCCCATCAGCAGTTGCAAACTTTAATGACTTTTATAACAACACATTTTCTAAATCTGATATAGTTGTCATCAATGGTTTTACACATGGTTCAACTTTAGCTGCTTATTTAGAAAAATATGACCAAAAAAGCAAAAATACACCTTTAGTTATTTGTTCGGAATTCGAAATTTCTGAAAGTCCATATAAAAAATTAATAAATGCAAATAGCAAATTTATTGAATCATCTTACATTGTTGGTAATGCAACAGCTGAGTATTTAGCATTAAAATATCCAAATAACCCTGAAAAAAGAATTGTTGCATCATTCGGTGGAGGAAATTTCCCTGGAGTATTGAATTTTAATGAAGGATTTATTAGAGGAATTTATGATTATAATTTAATTGAAGGTAATAAAAAAACTGTTCACAATACATTAGCTTCAGGAACATTTGAATCAACAACTGGTTTTGCACCTTCTGAATCAACTTTCCAACCAAAAATTAAAGCTGTTATGGAAGCTAATGGTGTTAATGAAGGTCAATCGGGACGTCCAACAGTAATTTTACCAGTGGCTGGTCCTGCAACAGGAGTTGTTCTTGAGCTTATTAATAACCTTAAAACTGACCAAATAGTTATAGGTGTAGACTCTGATCAAGGTTATGCTTACACTTCAAATGCCACAAAGTTCGCCTCATCAATTACTAAGGAATATGGGCAAACATACTATGATTTAGTGTTTGACTACATATTCAAAGATAATAATAAATACCTTGAAAGTGATGAAGTTGCAAAAATTTATAACATTGAAGGTTCATACACAGATGGCTGAACTAAATTTTCTGCTTCAAGATTAGAAAATGAAGAGGATAGAAAACTTTATGACAAAGCATTAATGAATGCTCAAAAAAGATTTGAAGTTTTAAGTAAAGAACAAAAAGATTTTATTTCATCATCTAAATATTATGATAAAGATGGAAACCAACAAAATGAAGAAACTCAGTTAACAAGAGTTGAAAAAATTATTTTAGCTATTAAAGAAAACGCTAATAAATAA
- a CDS encoding ABC transporter ATP-binding protein — MNNKIENAIEFVNISKSFGNIKANKNINFSVKKGTIHALIGENGAGKSTLMSILFGLYEPDEGFIKVNDKKTLILSPNQANDLGIGMVHQHFKLVNVYKNIDNIILGNETTFSKFRIINRKPSIKKIQNIQEKFNLHFDLNKQTGSEPVSVQQKVEIMKMLYRDSEILIFDEPTAVLTDEEIQGLLQTFKLFKEQGKTIIFISHKLKEIKQVADYATILRHGEVTGNFKVSDTSIEEMAQLMVGGQVETILNNHSINSNKEVILKIENVSTKGDKPLKNFSLDIHSGEIVAIAGVEGNGQTDLEYVVSGLKKPTSGSLKLKKTNLIKQNYLSMLKKDKKMNIAYLSILVAITLILIILMGISKSISQVISLNLILTLCILLLLVIVPILIVYLINLFKNIKLISDFNKDQDEFIELNKLSTYKISQLGFSYIASDRHKHSMILDYSVFDNMQSRRLWDPKYVKFGIFRRKNIKKDLEIIIDKFDVRGARRGNSLSRSLSGGNQQKFIVGKEMENPHDFIIILQPTRGLDVGAIKNIHEKILEEKSKGKGVLLISYELDEVIALADTIAVINEGQLSVVRESKNLSRSEIGVYMSHKKVGGENE; from the coding sequence ATGAATAACAAAATTGAAAACGCAATTGAATTTGTAAATATTTCAAAATCATTTGGAAATATAAAGGCAAACAAAAACATTAATTTTAGTGTAAAAAAAGGAACTATTCATGCTTTAATCGGAGAAAACGGAGCAGGGAAAAGTACTTTAATGTCTATTTTGTTTGGTCTTTATGAACCTGATGAAGGTTTTATTAAAGTCAATGACAAAAAAACATTGATTTTATCACCGAATCAAGCAAATGACCTTGGAATTGGTATGGTTCATCAACATTTTAAATTAGTTAATGTTTATAAAAATATAGATAACATTATTTTAGGTAATGAAACAACATTTTCTAAATTTAGAATAATAAATAGAAAACCATCAATTAAAAAAATTCAAAATATTCAAGAAAAATTTAATCTTCATTTTGACCTTAATAAACAAACTGGTAGCGAACCGGTTTCTGTTCAACAAAAAGTTGAAATAATGAAAATGCTTTATAGGGATTCTGAAATTTTAATTTTCGACGAACCTACTGCAGTTTTAACTGATGAAGAAATTCAAGGTTTACTCCAAACATTTAAGCTTTTTAAAGAACAAGGTAAAACAATAATTTTCATCTCACATAAATTAAAAGAAATTAAACAAGTCGCAGATTATGCAACTATATTGAGACATGGTGAAGTTACTGGTAATTTTAAAGTCTCAGATACTTCGATTGAAGAGATGGCTCAACTTATGGTTGGTGGACAAGTTGAAACTATTCTAAATAACCACTCAATTAATTCCAATAAAGAAGTTATCTTAAAAATAGAAAATGTATCTACTAAAGGAGATAAACCTCTTAAGAATTTTAGTTTAGATATTCATTCTGGTGAAATAGTTGCTATAGCTGGTGTTGAAGGTAATGGGCAAACTGATTTGGAGTATGTTGTTTCTGGTCTAAAGAAACCTACTTCAGGTTCATTAAAATTAAAGAAAACTAATTTAATTAAACAAAATTATCTTAGTATGCTTAAAAAAGATAAAAAAATGAATATTGCTTATTTAAGCATTTTGGTTGCAATAACGCTTATTTTAATAATTTTAATGGGAATTTCTAAATCAATTTCTCAAGTCATATCATTAAACTTAATACTAACTTTGTGTATTTTATTATTGCTTGTAATAGTGCCTATTTTAATTGTTTATTTAATTAATCTATTTAAAAACATCAAGCTCATCAGTGATTTTAATAAAGATCAAGATGAATTCATTGAACTAAATAAATTAAGCACATACAAAATCTCTCAGTTAGGATTTTCATATATTGCAAGTGATAGACATAAACATTCAATGATTCTTGATTATAGTGTTTTTGACAACATGCAATCAAGAAGATTATGAGATCCTAAATATGTTAAGTTTGGTATTTTCAGGAGAAAAAATATTAAAAAAGATCTTGAAATAATTATTGATAAATTTGATGTTAGAGGTGCAAGAAGAGGAAATTCACTTTCCAGATCTCTTTCGGGTGGAAACCAACAGAAATTTATTGTAGGTAAAGAAATGGAAAATCCACATGATTTCATAATTATTTTACAACCTACACGTGGCCTTGATGTTGGTGCAATAAAAAACATTCATGAGAAAATTTTAGAAGAAAAGAGCAAAGGTAAAGGGGTTTTACTCATTTCATATGAACTTGATGAGGTAATCGCATTAGCTGATACGATTGCTGTTATAAATGAAGGACAATTGAGTGTAGTCAGAGAATCTAAGAATTTAAGTAGATCTGAAATTGGGGTTTATATGTCTCACAAGAAAGTTGGAGGTGAAAATGAATAA
- a CDS encoding ABC transporter permease gives MNNPKENKFISSFNEQFRDKKYKLQKVLTFENGSSTIKKVFSSIWAILVGIILSGIGYGFYIFISSGTFGNPFEFIASLLTSAFDEYNITNFWLYFAIFGFLGLAIAVAFKTGYFNVGVSGQMTLPALLFFSFMILNRNFEPSTLTLFFGMFLFIVVGFVCGMISGLLKAYFNVHEVISTIFLNWIIVSVGKWLLAKENEILIPISDENIGIFLSTLPYITSRLSISFDQIETFKIIGVILLVVLSAVFWFIYKNTSIGYKLKMIGLNKHNADYVGVNQKALTISVLSISGALGGIAGFFLFVIKDCAITGLESGPIAMGFESIAVALIALNNPIGVLFSSVFYSIIYTSKVPLFSELGVVNEFYPIVTGLMIFIIAIAVIFSKLTPIKSLIKWIILVRNKEYWKVRKEYYSDKKTMYSKHKTRVKDVKKMSIQRKKEFKNETKNYLSLSEKLKRDLNKKDIDINSVYQELAKLKFEYNEKVRLAGLDVYSDYISYYKNTKRENKNKFKKYKEDLFKETFKKFVNNKIFRNSNLVIEEEK, from the coding sequence ATGAATAATCCTAAAGAAAATAAGTTCATTAGTAGTTTTAATGAACAATTTAGAGATAAAAAATATAAACTTCAAAAAGTTTTGACTTTTGAAAATGGTTCATCAACAATCAAAAAAGTTTTTAGTTCCATTTGAGCAATATTAGTAGGAATTATTTTGTCTGGTATTGGATATGGATTTTATATTTTCATCAGTAGCGGGACATTTGGTAATCCATTCGAATTTATCGCTAGCTTATTAACATCAGCTTTTGATGAATATAATATAACCAACTTTTGATTATATTTTGCAATTTTTGGGTTTTTAGGCCTAGCTATTGCTGTGGCATTCAAAACAGGATATTTTAATGTTGGGGTATCGGGACAAATGACTTTACCTGCGTTATTATTCTTTTCATTTATGATCTTAAACAGAAATTTTGAGCCTTCTACATTAACACTTTTCTTCGGAATGTTCTTGTTTATAGTAGTTGGATTCGTTTGTGGAATGATATCTGGTTTATTAAAAGCATATTTTAATGTGCATGAAGTTATATCAACAATTTTCTTAAACTGAATTATTGTTAGTGTTGGAAAATGATTATTAGCAAAGGAAAATGAAATTTTAATACCTATTTCAGACGAAAATATTGGTATATTTCTCTCAACATTACCATATATAACATCAAGATTATCAATTAGTTTTGATCAAATTGAAACATTTAAAATAATTGGTGTTATTTTGTTGGTGGTTTTATCTGCAGTGTTTTGATTTATTTATAAAAATACATCTATCGGTTACAAACTTAAAATGATTGGTTTGAATAAACACAATGCTGATTATGTTGGTGTAAATCAAAAAGCATTAACTATAAGTGTGCTATCAATCTCGGGTGCACTTGGTGGAATAGCAGGATTTTTCTTATTTGTCATTAAAGATTGTGCTATTACAGGTTTAGAATCTGGACCTATAGCAATGGGGTTTGAATCAATTGCTGTTGCCTTAATTGCATTAAACAATCCTATTGGTGTATTATTTTCAAGCGTATTTTACAGCATTATTTATACATCTAAAGTTCCTCTTTTCTCTGAATTAGGAGTTGTTAATGAGTTTTATCCAATAGTTACTGGATTGATGATATTTATCATTGCTATTGCTGTAATATTTAGTAAACTAACACCAATTAAATCACTTATTAAATGAATAATTTTAGTTAGAAATAAAGAATATTGAAAAGTTAGAAAAGAATATTACTCTGATAAAAAAACAATGTATAGCAAGCATAAAACAAGAGTAAAAGATGTCAAGAAAATGAGTATTCAACGTAAAAAAGAATTTAAAAATGAAACTAAAAATTATTTAAGTCTTAGTGAAAAACTTAAAAGAGACTTAAACAAAAAGGACATAGATATTAATTCAGTATATCAAGAATTAGCAAAACTAAAATTTGAATACAACGAAAAAGTTAGGCTAGCTGGACTGGATGTATATAGCGACTATATCTCTTACTATAAGAATACAAAAAGAGAGAACAAAAATAAGTTTAAAAAGTATAAAGAAGATTTATTTAAAGAAACATTCAAGAAATTTGTTAATAATAAAATATTTAGAAATTCGAACTTAGTGATTGAGGAGGAAAAATAA
- a CDS encoding helix-hairpin-helix domain-containing protein, translating to MNTLEIVAKELKLKVEQINAVLGLIEEGATVAFIARYRKNITGGLDEEQIHQVYLIFKYQEELKERKESILKILSERNLLSKEIEEKINNTTKKADLEAIYEPFKVGKKTKASEAIALGLEPLAHEIFNNTDINYNPYKHALKFVNDKVESVEFAIEQALFIISQWISQDPKVHDFVKEQFVNYSLIQTSKKKNSVDELKTYENYYDFSQNVKTIQNYKILAINRAIKNKIIDLKFKIKFEFLHYNISNMFFKNKRTFTLIRNAADDSLKRLIIPSIEREVFNDLFDRAEKSSIEIFANNLESMLMMPAVKNKRVLAVDPAYVNGCKLAMLNENGDLLETAVIYPNKPLSKIKDASQISAKVIVNFKPDVIVVGNGTASNETCQFMRELVKYLKLNIPVEMVSEVGASVYSASEIAIQEFPDLKVEMRSAINIGRKFQDPLNEIVKIDPKSIGIGQYQHDLNQNELAQALDFKVEKVVNSVGVNLNSATEVILTKISGISKTVAKNIVNYRKENGEFKNRNELKKVKALGAKTFEQAIGFLRIFNSEEFLDQTNIHPESYSLAKKIMKTYKYDQDKHNFAQKIDVELLTNEFNSDHYTINLIIDSLLNPGKDIRDNKKGFVNNDNITEFEEIKVGDSFVGRVQNITDFGIFVFIGIKDSVFIHSSKIENINSIKIGDDLNLEIINVDNEKRRLSAKLI from the coding sequence ATGAATACACTAGAAATAGTAGCTAAAGAATTAAAATTAAAAGTAGAGCAAATTAATGCAGTATTAGGATTGATTGAAGAAGGTGCTACGGTTGCTTTCATTGCTCGTTATCGTAAAAATATTACTGGTGGACTTGATGAAGAACAAATTCATCAAGTTTATTTAATCTTTAAATATCAAGAAGAACTTAAAGAGCGTAAAGAAAGCATTCTTAAAATATTAAGTGAGCGTAATCTTTTAAGCAAAGAAATCGAAGAAAAAATTAATAATACAACTAAAAAAGCTGATTTAGAAGCAATCTATGAACCATTTAAAGTTGGTAAAAAAACTAAAGCTTCTGAAGCTATAGCACTTGGACTTGAACCTCTTGCACATGAAATTTTCAACAATACTGATATTAACTATAATCCATATAAGCATGCATTAAAATTTGTAAATGATAAAGTCGAAAGTGTTGAATTTGCAATCGAACAAGCTTTATTTATCATTTCACAATGAATAAGTCAAGATCCAAAAGTTCATGATTTTGTTAAAGAACAATTCGTCAACTACAGTCTAATTCAAACAAGCAAAAAGAAAAATAGTGTTGACGAACTAAAAACCTATGAAAACTATTATGATTTTTCTCAAAATGTTAAAACAATACAAAATTATAAAATTTTAGCTATAAACAGAGCAATAAAAAACAAAATTATTGATTTAAAATTCAAAATTAAGTTCGAATTTTTACATTACAACATTTCGAATATGTTTTTTAAAAATAAAAGAACTTTTACTCTCATCAGAAATGCAGCTGATGATTCGTTAAAACGTTTAATTATTCCTTCTATTGAGAGAGAAGTGTTTAATGATTTATTTGATAGAGCTGAAAAAAGTTCGATTGAAATTTTTGCTAATAATCTTGAATCAATGCTTATGATGCCCGCAGTGAAAAACAAAAGAGTTTTAGCAGTCGATCCAGCCTATGTAAATGGATGCAAATTGGCTATGTTGAATGAAAATGGTGATTTGCTTGAAACAGCAGTAATTTATCCAAATAAACCTCTTTCAAAGATTAAAGATGCAAGTCAGATAAGTGCTAAAGTTATTGTTAATTTTAAACCTGATGTGATTGTTGTTGGTAATGGTACAGCTTCTAACGAAACTTGTCAATTTATGCGGGAACTAGTGAAATATTTAAAATTAAACATTCCTGTTGAAATGGTTTCTGAGGTTGGAGCCAGCGTTTATTCAGCAAGTGAAATTGCTATTCAAGAATTCCCTGACTTAAAAGTTGAAATGCGTTCTGCAATTAATATCGGTAGAAAATTTCAAGACCCATTGAATGAAATTGTAAAAATTGACCCAAAATCAATTGGTATTGGACAATATCAACATGATTTAAATCAAAATGAATTAGCACAAGCACTTGATTTTAAGGTTGAAAAAGTTGTAAATAGCGTTGGTGTAAATCTTAATAGTGCTACTGAAGTTATACTAACAAAAATTTCTGGAATAAGTAAAACTGTCGCAAAAAATATTGTGAATTATCGTAAAGAAAACGGTGAATTTAAAAACAGAAATGAACTTAAAAAAGTTAAAGCGCTTGGGGCAAAAACTTTTGAACAAGCAATTGGGTTCTTAAGAATCTTTAACTCTGAAGAATTTCTTGACCAAACCAACATTCACCCCGAAAGCTATAGTTTAGCGAAAAAAATAATGAAAACCTATAAGTATGATCAAGACAAACACAATTTTGCTCAAAAAATTGATGTTGAATTATTAACAAATGAGTTTAATAGCGATCATTACACAATAAACTTAATTATTGATTCATTATTAAATCCAGGTAAGGATATTAGAGATAACAAAAAAGGTTTTGTAAATAATGATAATATTACAGAATTTGAAGAAATCAAAGTTGGAGATTCGTTTGTCGGAAGAGTTCAAAATATTACAGACTTTGGTATCTTTGTATTCATTGGTATTAAAGATTCAGTATTTATTCACAGTTCAAAAATTGAAAACATTAATTCAATCAAAATCGGAGATGACCTTAATTTAGAAATCATAAATGTCGATAATGAAAAAAGACGTTTATCAGCTAAATTGATATAG